GCCGATCTCTCCCCGTTTTCGCGCCACAGTTTAACGCTCTTCCCGGCGGCTTGACGGGGCAACAAACGAGAGAAGACGGGTGCGGATATTACGCGGGTTTTCCCCGGATTGAATAGCCACGACACCCTCCATAATTAGTTCGAGGTTCGCCATTTCTTCTTCATGGCGAAGCTTGAGCTTATCTGACACAGGCAGGAAAAAGAGATTTGCCAGTCCTACTCCCCACAATGTGGCAATAAAGGCGCCAGCAATCGAAGATGCCATTTTTGAGGCATCGGTAGCGTTGCCAAGGGTGTGAACCAAACCTAAAACTGTACCGAGTATTCCCAGAGTCGGGGCAAAACCGCCCGCTTTTTGAAAAAATACTATTCCGCGTTTGTGCCGTTGTTCGAGACATGACATTTCAGTTTCGAGTATCTCTCGAAGCACGGTAACCTCGGTTCCATCGATAAGAAGCTGTACAGCTTTATAGAAGAACGGATCAGTTATCTTTCGGAGGTCGTTCTCAAGTCCCAAAATTCCTTCGCGCCTCGCCTTTTCAGCCAGCTTGACCAACGAATCGATAGCATCAGGCAGACGGAGATTGTTGCGTTGGAAAGCAAGACGCAGATAGTTTGGTACTTGGAGGACTGTCTGGGTAGAGGTCGTGACCATCGTTGCGCCAAGTGTTCCGCCAACCACAAGCAATATTGGTGCGCCGAGGAAAATCGCATCGAGATTGCCGCCTTCCAGAAGAAAGGCACCGCCTGTAGCGCTGACGGCAAGAATCAATCCAAAAAGAGTCGCAAAATCCATAGGACAACAGCACGCATTCGTTTAGATCGTTAGCATGTCGGCCAAACCAGATATGGCTCGTCCAACACAGGAAATATCGGCAGGATTGTATAAAAATTAATCAGAGAGGAATGCGCTGCATTCAATAAAGGCTGAAATACTATAGAAGTTATGGGCTAAGACGCTTATGACGAGGGCTCCAGA
The Candidatus Zixiibacteriota bacterium genome window above contains:
- a CDS encoding flagellar motor protein — encoded protein: MDFATLFGLILAVSATGGAFLLEGGNLDAIFLGAPILLVVGGTLGATMVTTSTQTVLQVPNYLRLAFQRNNLRLPDAIDSLVKLAEKARREGILGLENDLRKITDPFFYKAVQLLIDGTEVTVLREILETEMSCLEQRHKRGIVFFQKAGGFAPTLGILGTVLGLVHTLGNATDASKMASSIAGAFIATLWGVGLANLFFLPVSDKLKLRHEEEMANLELIMEGVVAIQSGENPRNIRTRLLSFVAPSSRREER